One Helianthus annuus cultivar XRQ/B chromosome 12, HanXRQr2.0-SUNRISE, whole genome shotgun sequence genomic region harbors:
- the LOC110892377 gene encoding glutathione S-transferase T3-like → MNPFNRGFIPPRSSADPNQSGNPTRPVAPVPTRPNPFGSGFLDYNQQSPGFMNLLNQPLSWDPNLYGWNPSQNMDGMGSSQAFGSAQAFGSPLHEPGVVPDTQPETQKGKGKAKRAHKKKVETNTRTKKNVQTWEPEEEYALTRAFIDVSEDPVIANNQSKTVFWNRIRELFFELMGRGEEYRLPDSISGKWSDINKKCTNFQTVYQRLYSGWKSGSSDEDITQEALVEYTNANGHFPYMKCWQILRHSPKWAVVSTPSGRSGNTRPSKRSKTNESGEPETPTSDARNIGLNEDIPDDEPVEELPRPPGRKSRAKKPESSSMSMGTDMSHAFSEINKRLLDIHELGNKRLEENEKVTEIMRDRQWAHDFDFYSKPHDHLTGKALKMALAQKERIEKKYNL, encoded by the exons GGTTTTCTCGATTACAATCAACAAAGTCCCGGGTTCATGAATCTTTTGAACCAACCGCTATCATGGGACCCTAATCTCTACGGGTGGAACCCAAGTCAAAACATGGATGGGATGGGGTCGTCTCAAGCGTTTGGGTCGGCTCAAGCGTTCGGCTCCCCACTACACGAACCCGGTGTTGTTCCGGATACGCAACCGGAGAcgcaaaaaggaaaaggaaaagcaaAACGGGCACATAAAAAGAAAGTGGAAACCAACACCCGAACGAAAAAAAATGTGCAAACGTGGGAGCCCGAAGAGGAGTATGCGTTAACCCGCGCTTTCATCGATGTTTCGGAGGACCCGGTCATag caaacaatcaaagtaaaaCCGTATTTTGGAACCGAATACGAGAACTCTTTTTCGAGCTCATGGGTAGGGGAGAGGAATACCGCCTACCGGACTCTATATCGGGGAAGTGGTCCGATATAAACAAGAAgtgcacaaactttcaaaccgtgTACCAACGCTTGTATTCCGGGTGGAAAAGTGGAAGTAGCGATGAAGACATTACGCAAGAGGCATTGGTCGAGTATACGAACGCTAATGGCCATTTCCCGTACATGAAGTGTTGGCAAATCCTTCGCCATAGCCCCAAATGGGCCGTCGTATCTACTCCTAGTGGTCGTTCGGGAAATACACGGCCATCAAAGAGGTCCAAAACAAACGAGTCGGGTGAACCCGAAACGCCAACCTCCGACGCTCGAAACATCGGCTTGAACGAGGATATTCCGGATGACGAGCCGGTGGAGGAGCTACCAAGACCGCCCGGAAGAAAAAGCCGGGCGAAAAAACCCGAGTCGTCGTCGATGTCTATGGGAACGGATATGAGTCACGCATTTTCGGAGATAAACAAGCGGCTTCTAGACATACACGAACTCGGTAACAAACGTTTGGAGGAGAACGAAAAAGTTACGGAGATTATGCGGGATCGACAATGGGCTCACGACTTTGACTTCTACTCCAAACCGCATGACCACTTAACGGGAAAAGCTTTGAAAATGGCGTTGGCACAAAAGGAGcggattgaaaaaaaatataatctttga
- the LOC110892378 gene encoding uncharacterized protein LOC110892378 — translation MADELPLWFPPMSSDDSSDSSILFFQNLIEEAELQDTGTSNRRRYIERQREEGHETLMADYFVEDPKYNEDIFRHRFRMSKRLFLKIVSDLEENDPWFVEAPDARGRKGFTPLQKVTSAIKQLATGNTPDENDEYLHMAERTSRECLEYFCDTVCKIYGPEFLRRPTSHDMALLYQAHEEKHHLPGMFGSLDCTHFVWRFCPTEYRGQYMRGDHRYPTIMLEAVASQDLWFWHAFAGPPGSQNDINVLQQSPLFLTERNGTAPKCPFYVNNHLYKRGYLLVDGIYPSWSVFVKSIPYPH, via the coding sequence ATGGCGGATGAACTCCCGTTATGGTTCCCACCCATGAGTAGCGACGATTCATCCGATAGTAGCattcttttttttcaaaatctcatcgaaGAAGCCGAACTTCAAGATACCGGCACATCTAACCGAAGGAGATATATTGAACGTCAACGTGAGGAGGggcatgagacactcatggcAGATTATTTTGTCGAAGACCCGAAGTACAACGAAGATATCTTTCGGCATAGGTTCCGTATGTCGAAacgtttgtttctaaaaattgtGTCCGATCTGGAAGAGAACGACCCGTGGTTTGTAGAGGCCCCCGATGCGCGAGGTAGGAAGGGCTTTACGCCCTTGCAAAAGGTGACATCGGCTATTAAACAGCTCGCAACTGGAAACACTCCAGACGAGAACGACGAGTACTTGCATATGGCCGAAAGAACTTCCCGCGAGTGCCTAGAATATTTTTGTGACACGGTTTGCAAAATATATGGTCCAGAGTTCTTACGTAGACCGACAAGCCACGACATGGCACTTTTATACCAAGCTCATGAGGAAAAACATCACCTTCCAGGTATGTTCGGTAGCCTTGATTGCACCCATTTTGTTTGGCGTTTTTGTCCGACAGAGTATCGAGGCCAATACATGCGAGGAGATCATAGATACCCGACTATTATGCTCGAAGCGGTTGCTTCTCAAGACTTATGGTTTTGGCATGCTTTTGCCGGTCCACCGGGTTCTCAAAACGATATCAATGTTCTACAACAATCTCCATTATTTTTAACGGAACGAAATGGAACCGCGCCAAAATGTCCATTTTACGTTAACAACCATTTATACAAACGTGGTTATTTGCTCGTGGATGGAATCTACCCTtcgtggtccgtgtttgtgaagtcgatCCCTTACCCTCACTAA
- the LOC118484774 gene encoding uncharacterized protein LOC118484774 isoform X1 codes for MEVGNTKGVFVFSEKSLLTSYVCAVQTTRRRFALQTVCFLEDISLKNVFKPMGVLFPTQTWSSVFPHLPTSSNPLSTPLLLISKQRHLFSILFFPTLVPSPSHPTQPPLRSSFSSYVAGHHHLLLHSHQQHLPQLHSQRRQFPHLHSHRQHLPLLHNHCQHLPHLHSHRRRGFPSVFILCEGFPSLAEVKKQTVFFLQTAEVWSTSSATDVCRCGPQTADIRHFTSEKTNST; via the exons ATGGAAGTTGGTAAtactaagggggtgtttgttttttcagaaaaATCTCTTCTAACCTCTTATGTCTGTGCCgtgcagaccacgcgcagacgtttTGCTCTGCAGACCGTTTGTTTTTTAGAAGACATTTCTTTAAAAAATGTCTTCAAACCTATGGGCGTCCTCTTCCCCACGCAGACATGGTCCAGTGTCTTCCCACATCTTCCAACCTCTTCCAACCCTCTCTCCACCCCTCTCCTCCTAATCTCAAAACAAAGACACCTCTTCTCCATTCTATTTTTCCCAACCCTAGTTCCTTCTCCATCTCATCCAACTCAGCCGCCACTCCGGTCATCCTTCTCCTCCTACGTTGCCGgtcaccaccacctcctcctccacagCCACCAGCAACACCTCCCCCAACTCCACAGCCAGCGCCGACAGTTCCCCCACCTCCACAGCCACCGCCAACATCTCCCCCTCCTCCACAACCACTGCCAACACCTCCCCCACCTCCACAGCCACCGCCGTCGAGGTTTTCCATCGGTCTTCATCCTCTGTGAAGGTTTTCCATCG cttgcagaagttaaaaaacaaacagtcttcttcttgcagactgcagaggtttggtccacctcttctgctacagatgtctgcagatgtggtccgcagactgcagacattagACATTTTACctcagaaaaaacaaacagcacctaa
- the LOC118484774 gene encoding uncharacterized protein LOC118484774 isoform X2, with translation MEVGNTKGVFVFSEKSLLTSYVCAVQTTRRRFALQTVCFLEDISLKNVFKPMGVLFPTQTWSSVFPHLPTSSNPLSTPLLLISKQRHLFSILFFPTLVPSPSHPTQPPLRSSFSSYVAGHHHLLLHSHQQHLPQLHSQRRQFPHLHSHRQHLPLLHNHCQHLPHLHSHRRRGFPSVFILCEGFPSMNVCDDGEKMVK, from the exons ATGGAAGTTGGTAAtactaagggggtgtttgttttttcagaaaaATCTCTTCTAACCTCTTATGTCTGTGCCgtgcagaccacgcgcagacgtttTGCTCTGCAGACCGTTTGTTTTTTAGAAGACATTTCTTTAAAAAATGTCTTCAAACCTATGGGCGTCCTCTTCCCCACGCAGACATGGTCCAGTGTCTTCCCACATCTTCCAACCTCTTCCAACCCTCTCTCCACCCCTCTCCTCCTAATCTCAAAACAAAGACACCTCTTCTCCATTCTATTTTTCCCAACCCTAGTTCCTTCTCCATCTCATCCAACTCAGCCGCCACTCCGGTCATCCTTCTCCTCCTACGTTGCCGgtcaccaccacctcctcctccacagCCACCAGCAACACCTCCCCCAACTCCACAGCCAGCGCCGACAGTTCCCCCACCTCCACAGCCACCGCCAACATCTCCCCCTCCTCCACAACCACTGCCAACACCTCCCCCACCTCCACAGCCACCGCCGTCGAGGTTTTCCATCGGTCTTCATCCTCTGTGAAGGTTTTCCATCG aTGAATGTGTGTGACGATGGTGAGAAAATGGTGAAATAG